One Dioscorea cayenensis subsp. rotundata cultivar TDr96_F1 chromosome 19, TDr96_F1_v2_PseudoChromosome.rev07_lg8_w22 25.fasta, whole genome shotgun sequence genomic window, CATGAGCTCACCATCACTGAAACCCCGGCAACGGCGGGAGAGTCTCGAGCCAATCTGAAGGTTAGATGTGGTAGCTGATGGCAAGATACGGCTATCAGCCCACAATGCCATTTTCATTTGGGAGCGAGCTAGGGTTTGAGCGAGGTCCAGGGTAGCAGTGGGATGGAGAACGAGGAGCAGAGacgaagaggagagagagagagagagagagagagagagagagagagagggagaggttTGTATTGGCTTTGGTTCCGTTTGAGAGGTTGTCCAcgttatctctctctctctctctctctctcgggcTTGATATTGTCCATTGGTTCCTGTTTCGATGGGGCCCACTCATTCGCATATTCTTAGACGtgggtttttgttgttgttgggctTTTGCTTTTGGGCTGGCCCATTTGCTTATCTAATTTGGGTctgaatttcatttttttttttttgatctCTAAATCtgaaatgttattttaaataataataataataataataataataataataataataataatagtaatagtatACTTGATGAAAAGTATATCTCGTATCAAAGAGATTTATAACTATACTTTCTATACCAACAAAAGCAATAATCaaaattcacatatatatatatgtgtgtgtgtgtgtgtgtgtgtgtgtgtgtgtgtgtgtgtgtaagatATTAAAAAACTTACCAATTTTTTGACATGGCtatcttttaaattaaaaaaaaaaaaaattgaaagttttcACGTAGGTTTCACACGTTCCATGTGAGGCActcattaattatataataatgcaGGTTTGCTTTCAGacgtataaatatatattgactCCCAAGCCCACTTAAGTTTTAAAAAGCTTAAATATActgtaaactttttttaataatataaattaactatTCTAAATCAATGTTAACTTTAAcccattttacattttttacatacttcaataaaatctaagaaaataagtttttaaataaaccaaattAGAATTTGCATAAATTGCGAAAccattaaatttgtaaaaacaaaaaaagaccattaataaataatgtaaaacaaaaaaaaaatgcaacatgATAGTGAAGAAGAAGCAGCCATGATCCGGCCTCCACGGCTCCACGTATCCAAGGTCCCAAGCCATGCAGCACGTGTCAGCCTCATGCACGCTACTACCGTTCCCTCTCACCATCTCTTTATATAACCACCACCATCTCATGTTCCTTGATGGATTTATATtccttataattaattactctCACTTTAAACTAATTAACACCCATTAACACTTTGcaattgataataaataaatatttcattaaaaacagaATAAAACTCATATACACATCACCAGTAATACTACCTCCAAAACCGTGATCCAGAGAAAGAACAGTAATGATATCCATGCGTCGTCGCTTGCAACCAAACGGTGAGCTGCATGACAGGGCAAGCCTCCACGTACCCAAACCATGCACCACGTGTCAACGCCATGCAACCACCTTAAtttccctctctctctttctttctcccacTCCTTTATATCACcacctccatctccatctctcaTTATTATCACTCCAACTTCTCTCATCTCTTTTATGCTTCTGATCTCTTGTCTTCTCCAAACTAGCTTTCAGTTTTCATCACGTTCCCTTCATTACAGACCTCTCTTTTTAACATCTTTTTCTCTCCTTCACATCCAAGAGAAGACTAAGAGATCTATCACCACTACTCCTTCGATCTATAGATCAAGAGACTCAAGGCTTTCTTTCAAAAGAATGGCTTCAGGTGGTCAACCATTCCCACACCAAACACAAGAGCGTCAACCTGGAAAGGAACATGAGATGGATCCCACTCCTCAGGTTATCAGCCCAGACTACAAGCCTGCCAATAAACTCCAGGTCCTCTCtctacatacatacatacatatatatatatatatatacaaatatatatatatgcatgtgctTAATTGCATGGAAAGCAGGGGAAGGTGGCGCTGGTAACAGGAGGAGACTCTGGTATCGGACGGTCAGTGTGCAGATACTTTGTACTGGAAGGTGCCACAGTGGCATTCACACATGTCAAGAGTGAAGAAGACAAGGATGCAGATGCTACCCTAAAGATGCTTATGGAGGACAAGAAGTCTATAAATAGTGGGGCTAAGGACCCCATTGCCATACCTGCTGACCTTGGGTTGGAGGAGAATTGTAAAAGAGTGGTTGATGAGGTTGTCAAGACTTATGGACACATTGACATCCTTGTTAACAATGCAGCTGAGCAGtatgttcatataaatatagaagAGATTAGTGATGAACAGCTCAAGAGGGTGTTTGCAACCAACATGTTCTCTTATTTCTATGTGACCAAGTAATAAATCtttttgcttatttattattttttttttaagtatttactTATTATCTAATGTGTTTGGACTTAATTGATTTTAAATGCATGTTGAAGGTTTGCTGTGAAGCATATGGGGAAGGGGAGTAGTATAATTAATACTACTTCTGTGAATGCTTATAAAGGAAACAAGCTGCTTCTTGATTATACTGCCACAAAGGGAGGGATTGTGGGGTTTACTAGAGGGTTAGCACTGCAAATGGTGGACAAGGGGATAAGAGTGAATGGAGTGGCGCCTGGGCCGATTTGGACGCCATTGATACCAGCTTCATTTCCAGCTGACAAGGTGGCTAACTTTGGGAAGGAGGTGCCCATGGGGAGAGCTGGGCAGCCTTGTGAGGTAGCTCCTTCTTATGTTTTCCTTGCTTCTCAGGACTCTTCTTACTATACTGGGCAAGTCCTCCATCCTAATGGTATGTGTTTGATGTTGGATTGCttataaattatgtgaattaATGAATATGTTAAtccttaatttgttttctttgatgtaTGTTGATGCAGGAGGGACTATTGTGAATGGCTAGCTGAGCTGGAAGTGGATACATCTCTCGTTAGTTGTGGTGTTTTGatgttgttaattaattagctagggtcgttatatatatatatatatatatatccttgtgaagatatatatatgtagctcCTAATATGTGTATGGAGTAGTATGTTGTGATAAatgaataagtaaaaaaataattaaatggtCATGTTTGGTGTGATCTTTGTTTCAATTGCAAGGAAAGCATTTTTTTTGTCTAGGTTTgtgattgattgattgtttaggatttaatatatatatgtatttacgAAACATCAAAATGAACAATAAAGACAGACTAATTTATATACATGCCCTTTATGGATAACGTGTTAATTTGGGCGCCAATAAGCAAACATTTAAACTGAAAACCATATATACTTCCTTACAATGGAACAATAATCAAATTCTAAAAAcactaaaaagtaaataaaacttAAGTGTCCAAGCATGTTGGTGAACTTCAAGCGTATATTCCAGATTCTGGAAATTGTATGGTTTCCCTTCAATTAGCTTTTGTTTGCTTTCGCTCAAATTGAAGCAGATACATTCACAATCATGAACATTTTAAACCAGAAGAGACATGTAATGTAATGCAGACTGTAAACTCCTTAATTTTAATTAGCACACCTTTGAGACGTGACACTTGTGCTGCAGGGAAATAGTCCAATGGCCATGCAACCGCTCTACGTGCGTACGTGTAATAACATGCAAACAATCTGTATCAAATAAAtcatacatttttaaaagataatatatacatttttaaaagataatatattgaaatttctATGAGCTTCCTCTATCCAAACCAAACACCATAAAAGTTCTACTCTTGCCACGTATTCAAACACGTCACCACTTCTTTCAAAATCTTTCTCCACACCACACCGCTCTTccaccaccttcttcttctcatatCATCTCCTCATGCCTCTAATTAAGACCACTCTTTCTTTCCAACTTTTTCTTCATTACCATATTATCAACAAGCCATGAAACTCCTCCTTCATCCACCTTCACAATCTTCAAATCTTCCATCAAGCTCAAGGTCTTTCTTTCttcacaagtatatatatatatatagtgaaaatACCATCTAAGAATCGCATACTTAGATGTTGTTTTTAGGGATGTTTGACTTAGAGCCATTAGAccatcatgatttttttttattgtttcatattATTCAGTACTATACTATTCAATACtgttatatattgtttattgaTGTACGTTTACGGTACATAAATCAGTATAACTGTTGAGATATTTgacttaggggccgtttggttcgcggtaatgtagaaagattaccacgtgttacgtggtaatttgaaaatattaccacgtttgatattgcaccggtggtaatgtggatggtaatatcgcattaccaacttataaatattaccaagaaaatgataatcctattaccaccaaatttggtgtctatcttggattactatggtaatcttataactttttatattttaacaaattgattaccatgacaaccaaacacggtaatgaactattcccgataataagagttcccaaccaaacatggttatattaaattaccgcaatattcccaaccatataacattcccactcatattatcatggtaatctcattacgtggtaatatgtcattaccacgaatcAAACGGCCCCTTAGAGTTATTAgatcattatgatttttttatactgTTTCATACTATTCATAACTGTTATACATATTGTTACTATATATGAATCAGCAAAACTGTTGAACATAAATTATCTGTTGAACATAAATTATTGTAGTGTTtccaaatttttatatttaaaaatctaagaAAGTACTAattagatgatttttttgtacTATTTCATACTATTCagtattatattatttagtaCTATTATACACTGTTGTTACGATATATATGAATCAGCAAAACTGTTGAACGTAAGTTATTGTagtgtttttaaatttctatattttctagGAACGTACTAATCAGATGATGTGTCctcgtgtgtgtgtgtatatatatatatatttataatgactttatatatataatgcaactCATTGAGCATCAAATCCATgcatgaaaaagaaggaaatttaGGTGGTGTTGGTGGCTAACTGCAATAGGGGCCTTGGCCGTGAGAGATGCCAATATTACTTCACTAGACTTTCAGTTAAAGtcagaggatgatgatgagtcTGCATGCAACTACCCTTGACTTTATGAGCTAATAATGTTGTTAATCTGATGTCCAAGTTAAAATGTTCAgatataactaattaaattaacataCTGCATGCTGACGATAATTTCATGTCTTATTCTTCATTATGAGTTAATAATTATAGATCTTGCTTAAAGAGACTAGAAGAAGTAATTCACAGCTATATAGTCTACAAAAGTAGTTAGTTAATTAATTTCCATATCATGATATGAACATGaaaccccatatatatatataacatattttaGAGCTCCAAATTGTTATAACTATTTCATCTTAGCTAGACTTGGTGTTGTTTTATGAAGAATATTTCATGTTGATGAAtttagtttttatgttattgtgtGATTGTGAATGGATAAAGAAGGGATGCATGGTGGAGCATTAATTGGATCATTATGTCTAGTGAAGTTGAACTAATTAATTAGTTGGCAAAAGCtaactaattattattgttcttgtatttCAATACAGTGAGTCAATAAGCTAACGCAAAAACAATctcattaattcttattttaccATCAATTGTTGCATGCTTGTCTAAATTTAGCTATCCATGACCAGTCTATAGTTTTGGATCAACAAGTAAAAACCACATTAATGTCATATaactttttatgaatttttaaaatggttAATTAATGTGGcataaattttggtttttttttatacaccCATGCGCAATTGCGCATGTGATGTTAGAGGAAAATACAAAACCAAAAGAtggtattttattaaaatataaaaaaaaaactccaaataaaaaaatttttgaattaaatctaTATTCCCAACATAAACATTTTTTGAAGAATATAAGATCTTACTTTGACCTTAAAATCAACAACAACTGCCATGCACACAAAAGACCATCCGTACTATATTTATCCCCAAATGTCAAGCCTTCTCTTTCATACCTTTGTTTCTAGGCACTATCAAAAGTAGGATTTGTTTTTCCATTTCCATACTATAATTGTTTAGGAAAAAAATGCTATTCATCACACG contains:
- the LOC120250437 gene encoding glucose and ribitol dehydrogenase-like; translated protein: MASGGQPFPHQTQERQPGKEHEMDPTPQVISPDYKPANKLQGKVALVTGGDSGIGRSVCRYFVLEGATVAFTHVKSEEDKDADATLKMLMEDKKSINSGAKDPIAIPADLGLEENCKRVVDEVVKTYGHIDILVNNAAEQYVHINIEEISDEQLKRVFATNMFSYFYVTKFAVKHMGKGSSIINTTSVNAYKGNKLLLDYTATKGGIVGFTRGLALQMVDKGIRVNGVAPGPIWTPLIPASFPADKVANFGKEVPMGRAGQPCEVAPSYVFLASQDSSYYTGQVLHPNGGTIVNG